A portion of the Ricinus communis isolate WT05 ecotype wild-type chromosome 10, ASM1957865v1, whole genome shotgun sequence genome contains these proteins:
- the LOC125368571 gene encoding putative pentatricopeptide repeat-containing protein At3g13770, mitochondrial, whose amino-acid sequence MTFAGTMLSFKLGFSCAKHGIQTTRNILNHVNLRFLSTSMAAALSDTISQPQFHQEATIDPPVTQILKISNPDFSFFMDPNCLISTLLNCKNICQIKQLHALITTNSVLYNNLTVANKLLYVYVHHKCLTDAYALFDEMPQKNPVSWSIMIGGFVKVGEFMQCYKTFKELIRNGVQPDNYTLPFVIKACRDTVALDMGRLIHCVVLKYGLHLDHFVCAALVDMYAKCKVIEDAKLLFDVMPSKDLVTWTVMIGGYAECGNAKESLVLFDHLREEGFVPDKIAMVSIVNACAKLGAMNKARFVHEYVNRNRFSLDVILGTAMIDMYAKCGDVDSAREIFDNMHHKNVISWSAMIAAYGYHGQGKKALELFPMMLSSGILPNNITFVSLLYACSHAGLVEDGLTLFSLMWESFGVRPDIKHHTCMVDLLGRAGQLTEAFRFIENMTVEKDEGLWSSLLGACRIHKRIDLAEKAAKSLLELQPQNPGNYILLSNIYANAGQWKDVAKIRDLMTKRKLKKIPGYTWIEVYDIIYQFNVGDSTHPRSMEINGMLKTLSQKLELAGYVPDTNFVLHDVDDEVKLGMLYTHSEKLAIAFALIATPEGTPIRMSKNLRVCGDCHTFSKLVSDITQREIIVRDSNRFHHFKEGACSCGDYW is encoded by the coding sequence ATGACTTTTGCTGGTACTATGTTAAGTTTCAAGTTGGGATTTTCATGTGCAAAACATGGAATTCAAACAACTAGAAATATCCTTAACCATGTTAATCTTCGATTCCTTTCTACCTCAATGGCTGCAGCATTATCGGATACCATTTCTCAACCTCAATTTCATCAAGAAGCCACCATAGACCCACCAGTTACCCAAatacttaaaatttcaaaccctgatttttcattctttatggATCCTAATTGTTTGATCTCCACACTCCTGAACTGTAAAAACATATGTCAAATCAAACAGCTTCATGCACTAATAACTACTAATAGCGTGCTTTATAATAACCTCACTGTAGCTAACAAGCTCTTATACGTGTATGTGCATCACAAATGTTTAACCGATGCCTATGCCTTGTTTGATGAAATGCCCCAGAAAAACCCTGTTTCTTGGAGTATAATGATTGGTGGGTTTGTTAAAGTTGGTGAATTTATGCAATGTTATAAGACTTTTAAAGAGCTGATTAGAAATGGGGTGCAACCTGATAATTATACATTACCTTTTGTGATAAAGGCTTGTAGGGATACGGTGGCATTGGATATGGGTAGATTGATTCATTGCGTAGTTTTGAAATATGGGTTGCATTTGGATCATTTTGTTTGCGCTGCTTTAGTTGATATGTATGCTAAATGTAAAGTCATTGAAGATGCTAAGTTGTTGTTTGATGTAATGCCAAGTAAGGATCTTGTGACATGGACAGTTATGATTGGTGGGTACGCTGAATGTGGAAATGCAAAGGAGTCGTTGGTTTTGTTTGATCATCTGAGAGAAGAAGGTTTTGTTCCCGATAAGATTGCTATGGTGTCCATTGTAAATGCTTGTGCTAAATTAGGTGCTATGAATAAGGCTAGGTTTGTTCATGAATATGTTAATAGAAATAGGTTTTCTTTGGATGTGATATTGGGAACGGCAATGATTGATATGTATGCCAAGTGTGGTGATGTTGATTCTGCAAGGGAAATCTTTGATAACATGCACCACAAGAATGTCATTTCATGGAGTGCAATGATTGCAGCTTATGGATATCATGGGCAAGGCAAGAAAGCTCTTGAATTGTTCCCTATGATGTTGAGTAGTGGGATATTACCTAATAATATTACCTTTGTCTCCCTGTTATATGCTTGTAGTCATGCAGGCTTGGTTGAAGATGGTCTTACGCTTTTCTCCTTGATGTGGGAAAGTTTTGGTGTGAGGCCAGATATAAAGCATCATACTTGCATGGTTGACCTTTTGGGGCGAGCTGGGCAACTGACTGAGGCATTcagatttattgaaaatatgaCAGTTGAAAAAGATGAGGGTTTGTGGTCTTCTTTGCTTGGAGCATGCAGGATTCATAAGCGGATAGACTTGGCAGAGAAGGCAGCAAAATCCCTTCTTGAACTACAGCCCCAGAATCCTGGGAACTATATATTGCTTTCAAACATTTATGCAAATGCAGGTCAGTGGAAAGATGTGGCAAAGATTAGAGATCTGATGACCAAAAGGAAGTTGAAGAAAATTCCTGGCTATACTTGGATTGAGGTGTATGACATTATCTATCAATTTAATGTTGGAGATAGTACTCATCCTAGATCAATGGAGATTAATGGGATGCTGAAGACTCTCAGTCAGAAGTTGGAGTTGGCAGGATATGTCCCAGATACGAACTTTGTGTTACATGACGTTGACGATGAAGTTAAGCTTGGAATGCTTTACACACACAGTGAAAAGTTGGCAATTGCATTCGCCCTGATTGCCACACCCGAGGGAACCCCTATCAGGATGTCAAAGAACCTTAGGGTTTGTGGAGATTGCCACACTTTCAGTAAGCTGGTATCAGATATTACACAGAGGGAGATCATTGTCCGAGACTCTAACCGCTTTCACCACTTCAAGGAAGGGGCTTGTTCGTGCGGGGATTATTGGTAA
- the LOC8263194 gene encoding beta-fructofuranosidase, insoluble isoenzyme 3 produces MMMGVFRFVSAICVAFVFLAITSSVEGSHRIYPEYQSLQANNVKLVHRTGFHFQPPKHWINDPNGPMYYNGLYHLFYQYNPKGAVWGNIVWAHSVSKDLINWEALEPAIYPSEWFDINGCWSGSATILPGNKPVILYTGIDPKQRQIQNYAIPKNLSDPYLREWVKPKDNPVVDPDSKVNASAFRDPTTAWYADGHWRILVGSKRKHRGIAYLYRSKNFKKWVKAEHPLHSKAKTGMWECPDFFPVSLSGENGLDTSVINQNVKHVLKVSLDLTRYEYYTLGTYDKRKDRYYPDSNLVDGWGGLRYDYGNFYASKTFFDPSKNRRILWGWANESDAIQDDKNKGWAGIQLIPRKLWLDPSGNQLIQWPIEELESLRGQSVQLTSKQIKKGEHVEVKGITAAQADVDVTFSFASLDKAEPFDPKWENLVAQDVCAAKGSKAQGGLGPFGLLTLASENLEEFNPVFFRVFKASDKYKVLLCSDARSSSLGSGLYKPSFSGFVDVDLADKKLSLRSLIDHSVVESFGAKGKTVVTSRVYPTIAVFDKAHLFVFNNGSETVTVETLKAWRMNKPVMNSPVRK; encoded by the exons ATGATGATGGGTGTTTTCAGGTTTGTATCAGCAATATGTGTTGCCTTTGTTTTCCTTGCAATAACAAGCAGTGTCGAAGGATCTCACAGGATTTACCCGGAATATCAGAGCCTTCAAGCCAACAACGTCAAGCTAGTCCACAGAACTGGCTTTCACTTTCAGCCTCCTAAGCACTGGATCAATG ACCCAAATG GACCTATGTACTATAATGGGCTATACCATCTCTTCTACCAATACAATCCCAAGGGTGCAGTTTGGGGCAACATTGTTTGGGCTCACTCTGTATCTAAGGATTTGATTAATTGGGAAGCTCTTGAGCCTGCAATTTACCCTTCGGAATGGTTTGATATCAATGGATGTTGGTCTGGGTCAGCAACAATTCTGCCTGGCAATAAACCTGTAATCCTTTACACTGGCATTGACCCAAAACAACGCCAGATTCAAAACTACGCCATACCTAAGAACTTGTCTGATCCATACCTCCGCGAGTGGGTCAAGCCCAAAGACAATCCGGTAGTAGATCCGGATTCAAAAGTAAATGCTAGCGCCTTCCGTGATCCAACTACTGCTTGGTATGCTGATGGGCACTGGAGGATTCTGGTGGGCAGTAAGAGGAAGCATAGAGGCATTGCATATTTGTATAGGAGCAAAAACTTTAAGAAGTGGGTTAAGGCCGAGCACCCGCTTCATTCGAAAGCGAAAACTGGCATGTGGGAGTGCCCGGATTTCTTCCCGGTTTCATTATCTGGTGAAAACGGGTTGGACACTTCAGTTATCAATCAGAATGTGAAGCATGTATTAAAAGTTAGCTTGGACTTGACAAGATACGAGTACTATACACTTGGTACCTATGATAAGAGAAAAGATAGGTATTATCCTGATAGCAATTTAGTTGATGGTTGGGGTGGGCTTAGATATGATTACGGCAACTTTTATGCTTCCAAGACATTTTTCGACCCAAGCAAGAATAGAAGAATTTTGTGGGGTTGGGCTAATGAGTCTGATGCTATTCAAGATGATAAGAATAAAGGATGGGCAGGAATTCAG CTCATTCCAAGGAAGCTGTGGCTTGATCCCAGTGGAAATCAACTAATACAATGGCCAATTGAAGAATTGGAGAGTTTAAGAGGGCAAAGTGTTCAATTGACCAGTAAACAGATCAAAAAGGGAGAACACGTTGAAGTTAAAGGCATCACTGCTGCTCAG GCTGATGTTGATGTTACTTTCTCATTCGCAAGCTTAGACAAAGCTGAACCATTTGACCCTAAATGGGAGAACCTTGTCGCACAAGATGTCTGTGCTGCAAAGGGATCAAAGGCTCAAGGTGGTCTTGGACCATTTGGACTCTTGACATTAGCCTCTGAAAATCTTGAAGAATTTAATCCCGTCTTCTTCAGAGTTTTTAAAGCATCAGACAAGTATAAAGTTCTCCTTTGCTCTGATGCAAGAAg CTCTTCCTTGGGAAGTGGACTGTACAAACCATCTTTTTCTGGTTTTGTTGACGTAGATTTAGCTGACAAGAAGCTTTCGCTTAGGAGTTTG ATTGATCACTCGGTAGTAGAAAGTTTTGGAGCTAAAGGCAAAACTGTGGTAACATCAAGAGTATATCCTACTATAGCTGTTTTTGACAAGGCTCATTTGTTTGTGTTCAACAATGGGTCTGAAACTGTAACAGTAGAAACTCTGAAGGCTTGGAGAATGAACAAGCCTGTAATGAACTCACCCGTGCGAAAGTGA